Genomic segment of Oscillospiraceae bacterium:
CAGTCCGCTGGCGCGCGCCGTTTGGATGATGCCCACATAGGTGATGTCGTGCGAGGCCATGGCGTCGAAGCGGAGCTGCAGCGCGTCCATCCGGCCCGAGGTGTTGTGCGCCGCCAGCACCCCGTAGGTCATGGTGCCGGTCCGCGCCTCCTCGGGCGCGGGTAGTCCGCGTTCGGGCGGTATGAGGCGGTTTTGACGCAGATAGACGCCGCCGCTTTGTAAAGTGGTCATGAAAAATCCCCTCTCAAAAATAGATGGTTTAGGTGACACCTAAACCATAGATACGGAGCCGGGCTGAGCCCGACCCCGTGTCGAGAGGCGTCCGGGACACCCCTGTCATTTTCCGTTTCGACCCGTGTAGGACAAAATGGCGCCGGAAAACTCGCTGTTGGGCGCAAAAAACGTCGTGGGGATTGTGTGGTCCGCGGGCACGCCGAGTTCTTTGAGATATTCCGCGATGGCGCGGGCGCGCCGGCCGGCCAGTTCCTCCGGTTCGCCGTCGTATTCGCCGGGCAGGGCGGACCCCTCGATGAGGACGGAGACGTTCTGGAAACCAGGCACCAGGCGTACAAAATTTTGCAAGTCGTCCCGCGCCATATCGGAGAGCGCGGTGTCGCCCGGCATGAAGTACACCGTAAGCTTTGTCTGCGGGATCTGCGCCGATACCGGCGGTGCAGAGGACGGTGAATCCGGCGCATTCGGAACGGCCGGCTTGTCCGGACCGCTCGAATCCGGCTGCGGTTCCGCCGGGGAAACAGGGGAAGGCGGCGTACCCGGCGTGGGATCCGCCGGCGGAAAAGAAGGCGACGTCGGCGTGACGTCGTCCGGCAGAGATACCGGCGGCTGCAGATTCCCGGCCGGCGGCGTGGGCATCGTGGCCGACGAATTCCCCGCCTGCCCCAAGAGTGCGTAAGCGGAGTAGATGGCCGTCAGCATGATGGCAGCCAGAAGGACGAGCGTCAGCTTGCCGCGCAATGTCAATTCGTATCCACTCACAACTACCGCTCACCTCAAACCGCCCAACAACCGCGCTGACGGGTCCGTCGGCGCCGAGCATCCTTATTTTGTGATGAAATCCAGAATTTCTTTCAGACGCTGCGCCTCATCCTCGATGGTGAGGAACTGCTGCTTATGCAGATTCTTCCGCTCGTCGATCTCGGCGCGTATGGCGGTAATCTGACGCTCCAGATCTTCGATGACGGCGTTCTGACGCGTCACAACCTCGTCGGTGCG
This window contains:
- a CDS encoding OmpA family protein; translation: MSGYELTLRGKLTLVLLAAIMLTAIYSAYALLGQAGNSSATMPTPPAGNLQPPVSLPDDVTPTSPSFPPADPTPGTPPSPVSPAEPQPDSSGPDKPAVPNAPDSPSSAPPVSAQIPQTKLTVYFMPGDTALSDMARDDLQNFVRLVPGFQNVSVLIEGSALPGEYDGEPEELAGRRARAIAEYLKELGVPADHTIPTTFFAPNSEFSGAILSYTGRNGK